Proteins encoded by one window of Panicum virgatum strain AP13 chromosome 7N, P.virgatum_v5, whole genome shotgun sequence:
- the LOC120681423 gene encoding dnaJ protein ERDJ2-like, whose protein sequence is MAAAEENTSLFLIFILTMIALPLVPYTIMRLCRAASEKAKTIHCRCSGCHRSGKYRKSIYKRISNFSTCSNLTIVLLWIVMIFLVYYIKHVSREVHVFEPFSILGLEPGASESEIKKSYRRLSIQYHPDKNPDPEAHKYFVEYISKAYQALTDPVSRENYEKYGHPDGRQGLQMGIALPKFLLNIDGTSGGIMLLGIVGFCILLPLMIAVIYLSRSSKYTGNYVMHQTLSTYYYFMKPSLAPSKVMDVFIKAAEYMEMPVRRSDDEPLQKLFVAVRSELNLDLKNIKTEQAKFWKQHPSLVKMELLIQAHLTRESFALTPALLKDYRHMLELAPRLLEELVKIAVLPRNPHGFGWLRPATGVIELSQNIIQAVPLSARKASGGNSEGIAPFLQLPHFTEATVKKIARKKIRAFQELCDMSVENRATLLTQVAGLSEEQARDVELVLEMIPSMEVDIKCETEGEEGIQEGDVVTMYAWVSLQRRNGLTAALPHCPNFPFHKEENFWLLLADAASNDVWLSQKVSFMDEATAITAASKAIQETQEALGASAKEIGIAVREAVDRVKKGSRLVMGKFQAPAEGTHNLTSFCLCDSWIACDTKTSFKLKVLKRSRSGTRGHVPEEGPVAAEDGIEEEEEEEEEEYDDYESEYSDDEEDEKNKGKGKGKVVNGAVHQGADSDIDSGSDE, encoded by the exons atggcggccgcggaggagaACACCTCGCTGTTCCTGATCTTCATCCTCACCATGATCGCGCTGCCGCTCGTGCCCTACACCATCATGCGCCtgtgccgcgccgcctccgagAAGGCCAAGACCATCCACTGCCGCTGCTCGGGGTGCCACCGCTCCGGGAAGTACCGCAAGTCGATCTACAAGAGG ATATCCAACTTCTCGACGTGCAGTAACCTGACCATCGTTTTACTCTGGATTGTTATGATATTCCTGGTTTACTACATCAAGCATGTTAGCCGTGAG GTCCATGTTTTTGAGCCTTTCAGCATTCTTGGACTGGAACCTGGGGCATCCGAATCTGAAATCAAGAAATCATACAGGAGGCTTTCAATTCAATATCATCCTGATAAAAATCCTGATCCGG AGGCCCATAAATACTTTGTTGAATATATATCCAAGGCATATCAGGCATTAACTGATCCTGTGTCTCGTGAAAATTATGAAAAGTATGGTCACCCTGATGGGCGGCAG GGGTTGCAAATGGGCATTGCTTTGCCCAAGTTCTTACTGAATATTGATGGTACATCTGGTGGGATAATGCTTTTAGGGATAGTCGGGTTTTGTATACTGTTGCCCTTGATGATAGCAGTTATTTATTTGTCAAGGTCGTCAAAGTATACGGGAAATTATGTCATGCATCAAACACTGTCCACTTACTACTACTTTATGAAGCCATCTCTTGCTCCAAG CAAAGTTATGGATGTCTTCATCAAGGCTGCAGAATATATGGAGATGCCGGTTCGACGCAGTGATGATGAACCCCTGCAGAAATTGTTTGTAGCTGTGAGAAGCGAGTTAAATCTGGACTTAAAGAACATTAAGACAGAACAAGCAAAATTCTGGAAGCAGCATCCATCACTAGTAAAG ATGGAACTCTTGATTCAGGCGCATCTCACTCGGGAGTCATTTGCCTTGACCCCTGCCCTTCTAAAAGATTACAGGCACATGCTTGAACTTGCACCTCGTCTTCTGGAAGAACTAGTCAAG ATTGCAGTTCTACCACGGAATCCCCATGGTTTTGGATGGCTCAGGCCTGCAACTGGTGTTATTGAGCTTTCTCAAAATATCATCCAG GCTGTACCGCTAAGTGCGCGAAAAGCTAGTGGAGGTAACTCGGAAGGAATAGCACCTTTCTTGCAGCTGCCGCATTTCACAGAGGCAACTGTGAAAAAGATAGCTCGCAAG AAAATCCGTGCATTCCAGGAACTGTGTGACATGTCTGTGGAGAATCGTGCCACATTGCTGACACAAGTTGCTGGGCTTTCTGAAGAACAAGCTCGCGACGTGGAGCTCGTACTGGAGATGATTCCTTCTATGGAAGTTGATATTAAGTGCGAGACTGAGGGTGAAGAGGGCATTCAAGAGGGCGATGTCGTGACGATGTATGCTTGGGTCTCGCTTCAGCGCCGCAATGGACTAACTGCTGCTCTTCCCCATTGTCCCAACTTCCCATTCCACAAGGAAGAAAACTTCTGGCTGCTTTTAGCAGATGCTGCATCGAATGATGTCTGGTTGTCCCAGAAAGTCAGCTTCATGGACGAGGCCACCGCCATTACTGCAGCATCAAAAGCTATACAAGAAACCCAGGAGGCATTGGGTGCAAGTGCAAAGGAAATAGGAATCGCAGTTAGGGAGGCAGTTGACAGGGTGAAGAAAGGAAGTAGGTTGGTAATGGGAAAGTTCCAAGCTCCAGCAGAGGGCACTCACAATCTGACTTCCTTTTGTTTGTGCGACTCATGGATAGCCTGCGACACCAAGACCAGCTTCAAACTGAAGGTCCTGAAGCGCAGTCGTTCAGGGACCAGGGGCCACGTGCCTGAGGAAGGGCCAGTAGCAGCAGAGGATGGCattgaggaggaagaggaggaagaggaagaggagtatGATGACTACGAAAGTGAGTACAGCGATGATGAggaggatgagaagaacaagggGAAGGGAAAGGGGAAGGTGGTGAATGGAGCGGTCCATCAAGGGGCTGACTCTGATATAGATTCTGGCAGCGATGAGTGA
- the LOC120681422 gene encoding wall-associated receptor kinase 5-like isoform X1, producing MRTHYTNSSALISDEKRAFVYNSAYFKRLLPVEQRPGRLREMSLFDALLPLLLLAFTAIPAAKASSGGGNTSHPSAASLTDCQRSCGNLTFDYPFGIGSPRCFRDPDFKLICNNTTQGPKLFLNDGITEILDDLDIPYTGIEVSFSYSVAMISGLNEYNKSWKAPGRHFSFAYINLNITGCDFDAYQLLDNPDTNQLLLCSVTCPNKEITETVARQDCNGTGCCSIIVPVRANAFQLKFVRKDKGQLPYRSSLWDRINVTTVFAGITWSMLDQPTCASTLVNNTNYACVSNHSMCFNDYYTIDHGYNCRCTNGYEGNPYLVDGCKRDEGYTPFARKLNCSQLCGNISVPFPFGLEDGCSARKLFLLNCTNVSTSSLQLNDEYRVTYINVSEGLVGIEDTSYFREEMYGVYIPNEPELYIGSGESASMQWAVANLTCQEAQQNKSGYACVSNNSTCLGVNSTRSYIGYRCTCTSGFQGNPYILNGCEDINECKIAGICKGVCHNTIGSYDCTECPYKTQYDTMTMKCISTRKQNLLVGILIGLSGGFSFLLLSLCGVFLCRKWKRDIQKQLRRTYFRKNQGLLLEQIISSDENASDKTKIFSLEELEKATNNFDPTRILGHGGHGMVYKGILTDQRVVAIKRSKNIEEGEISQFINEVAILSQINHRNIVKLFGCCLETEVPLLVYDFISNGSLFGILHSDPSSGFCLSWDDCLRIAAEAAGALYYLHSAASVSVFHRDVKSSNILLDSNYTAKVSDFGASRLVPIDQTHVVTNVQGTFGYLDPEYYHTGQLNEKSDVYSFGVVLVELLLRREPIFTNETGSKQNLSNYFLWELKARPIKEIVATQVREEATEEEIISVASLAEMCLRLDSSERPTMKQVEMSLQFLRTKRSNSRRIVQDTAEEAQPLLSTRAESRYETFAISLGESYNSEYCYSQRFNSLEHDLESSPGVPC from the exons ATGCGCACACACTATACAAACTCCTCTGCCCTTATATCTGATGAAAAAAGAGCCTTTGTCTACAACTCTGCCTACTTCAAAAGACTCCTACCTGTGGAGCAGAGGCCAGGGAGATTGAGAGAAATGAGCCTCTTCGACGCACTACTTCCTCTGCTCCTACTTGCGTTCACTGCAATTCCAGCAGCGAAagcctcctccggcggcggcaataCCAGCCATCCATCCGCTGCGTCGCTCACCGATTGCCAACGGAGCTGCGGGAATCTCACCTTCGACTACCCCTTCGGCATCGGCTCACCCCGCTGCTTCCGTGACCCCGACTTCAAGCTCATCTGCAACAACACAACACAAGGCCCCAAGCTCTTCCTCAATGACGGCATAACTGAGATCCTTGATGATTTAGATATCCCATATACAG GAATCGAAGTATCCTTTTCATATTCTGTTGCCATGATATCTGGTCTCAACGAATACAACAAGTCATGGAAAGCTCCAGGGAGACATTTCAGCTTTGCATACATCAACCTGAACATCACTGGCTGTGACTTTGATGCATACCAGCTGCTAGATAACCCAGACACAAATCAGCTGCTGCTCTGTTCTGTTACCTGCCCTAACAAAGAAATCACGGAGACCGTTGCTAGGCAGGACTGTAACGGTACCGGATGTTGCTCCATCATAGTCCCCGTCCGTGCCAACGCCTTTCAGCTCAAGTTTGTCCGGAAGGACAAGGGGCAGCTCCCTTACCGAAGCTCTCTCTGGGACAGAATCAATGTAACTACTGTCTTTGCAGGCATTACATGGAGCATGTTGGATCAGCCAACCTGCGCTAGCACCTTGGTTAATAATACCAACTATGCATGTGTCAGCAACCACAGCATGTGTTTCAATGATTATTACACAATTGATCATGGTTATAATTGCCGCTGTACTAATGGGTACGAAGGCAATCCTTACTTAGTCGATGGCTGCAAGCGTGATGAAG GCTATACTCCATTTGCACGAAAGCTTAACTGTTCTCAACTGTGTGGGAACATCAGTGTTCCTTTTCCATTCGGTCTAGAAGACGGGTGTTCGGCAAGGAAGCTATTTCTGCTCAACTGCACGAATGTGTCCACATCCAGTCTCCAGTTGAATGATGAATATCGTGTGACATATATAAATGTTAGCGAAGGCCTTGTGGGTATTGAAGACACCTCATATTTCAGGGAGGAGATGTATGGGGTTTATATACCAAATGAGCCTGAACTCTATATTGGTTCAGGTGAATCGGCATCTATGCAATGGGCCGTTGCCAATCTAACTTGTCAAGAGGCGCAACAGAACAAGTCAGGATATGCATGTGTAAGCAACAATAGCACATGCTTGGGCGTCAATTCAACACGTAGTTATATTGGATACCGATGCACATGTACATCAGGTTTTCAAGGAAATCCATACATCCTAAATGGATGTGAAG ATATTAATGAGTGCAAAATAGCAGGCATTTGCAAAGGTGTATGCCATAACACTATAGGAAGTTACGACTGCACTGAGTGTCCTTACAAAACACAGTATGATACTATGACAATGAAGTGCATCTCAACAAGAAAGCAAAATCTTCTAGTAG GTATTCTCATAGGGCTTAGTGGTGGCTTCAGCTTTCTACTTCTCAGCTTATGTGGGGTCTTTCTCTGCCGTAAATGGAAACGGGACATTCAAAAGCAGCTACGTAGGACGTATTTTAGAAAGAACCAAGGACTTCTCCTAGAACAAATAATATCATCAGATGAAAATGCCAGTGACAAGACAAAGATTTTCTCTTTGGAGGAGCTAGAAAAGGCAACAAATAACTTTGATCCAACACGTATCCTTGGTCATGGAGGGCATGGCATGGTGTATAAGGGTATTCTAACTGATCAACGCGTGGTGGCGATAAAAAGGTCTAAGAACATTGAGGAAGGTGAGATCAGTCAATTTATTAATGAGGTAGCAATTCTCTCTCAAATAAATCACAGAAATATAGTAAAGCTTTTTGGGTGTTGTCTAGAAACTGAGGTCCCGCTGTTGGTGTATGACTTCATTTCAAATGGTTCATTATTTGGAATTCTACATTCGGATCCAAGTAGTGGTTTCTGTTTGTCATGGGATGACTGCCTAAGAATTGCTGCAGAAGCTGCAGGAGCTCTTTACTATCTCCACTCAGCAGCTTCAGTCTCAGTCTTCCATCGTGACGTGAAGTCCTCTAATATACTGTTAGATTCAAATTATACGGCAAAAGTTTCAGACTTTGGTGCCTCTAGATTGGTTCCTATTGATCAAACCCATGTTGTTACAAATGTTCAAGGCACATTTGGATATTTAGATCCAGAGTATTACCACACTGGGCAGCTAAACGAGAAAAGTGACGTATATAGTTTCGGTGTGGTACTTGTGGAACTACTTCTGAGAAGGGAGCCTATTTTTACAAATGAGACAGGTTCAAAGCAGAACTTATCTAACTACTTTCTTTGGGAATTAAAAGCAAGGCCAATTAAAGAGATAGTGGCCACTCAGGTTCGTGAGGAAGCAACTGAGGAAGAGATTATAAGTGTTGCCTCTCTTGCGGAGATGTGTTTGAGACTCGACAGTTCAGAGAGACCTACTATGAAGCAAGTTGAGATGAGTTTGCAGTTCTTGCGAACAAAAAGGTCAAACTCACGCCGCATTGTTCAAGATACTGCTGAAGAGGCGCAACCGTTGCTATCTACAAGAGCTGAATCTAGATATGAGACGTTTGCTATTAGCTTGGGTGAAAGTTATAATTCAGAATATTGCTACAGCCAAAGATTCAATAGCTTGGAGCATGACTTAGAATCATCTCCCGGGGTGCCATGCTAA
- the LOC120681422 gene encoding wall-associated receptor kinase 5-like isoform X2 produces MRTHYTNSSALISDEKRAFVYNSAYFKRLLPVEQRPGRLREMSLFDALLPLLLLAFTAIPAAKASSGGGNTSHPSAASLTDCQRSCGNLTFDYPFGIGSPRCFRDPDFKLICNNTTQGPKLFLNDGITEILDDLDIPYTGIEVSFSYSVAMISGLNEYNKSWKAPGRHFSFAYINLNITGCDFDAYQLLDNPDTNQLLLCSVTCPNKEITETVARQDCNGTGCCSIIVPVRANAFQLKFVRKDKGQLPYRSSLWDRINVTTVFAGITWSMLDQPTCASTLVNNTNYACVSNHSMCFNDYYTIDHGYNCRCTNGYEGNPYLVDGCKRDEGYTPFARKLNCSQLCGNISVPFPFGLEDGCSARKLFLLNCTNVSTSSLQLNDEYRVTYINVSEGLVGIEDTSYFREEMYGVYIPNEPELYIGSGESASMQWAVANLTCQEAQQNKSGYACVSNNSTCLGVNSTRSYIGYRCTCTSGFQGNPYILNGCEDINECKIAGICKGVCHNTIGSYDCTECPYKTQYDTMTMKCISTRKQNLLVGILIGLSGGFSFLLLSLCGVFLCRKWKRDIQKQLRRTYFRKNQGLLLEQIISSDENASDKTKIFSLEELEKATNNFDPTRILGHGGHGMVYKGILTDQRVVAIKRSKNIEEETEVPLLVYDFISNGSLFGILHSDPSSGFCLSWDDCLRIAAEAAGALYYLHSAASVSVFHRDVKSSNILLDSNYTAKVSDFGASRLVPIDQTHVVTNVQGTFGYLDPEYYHTGQLNEKSDVYSFGVVLVELLLRREPIFTNETGSKQNLSNYFLWELKARPIKEIVATQVREEATEEEIISVASLAEMCLRLDSSERPTMKQVEMSLQFLRTKRSNSRRIVQDTAEEAQPLLSTRAESRYETFAISLGESYNSEYCYSQRFNSLEHDLESSPGVPC; encoded by the exons ATGCGCACACACTATACAAACTCCTCTGCCCTTATATCTGATGAAAAAAGAGCCTTTGTCTACAACTCTGCCTACTTCAAAAGACTCCTACCTGTGGAGCAGAGGCCAGGGAGATTGAGAGAAATGAGCCTCTTCGACGCACTACTTCCTCTGCTCCTACTTGCGTTCACTGCAATTCCAGCAGCGAAagcctcctccggcggcggcaataCCAGCCATCCATCCGCTGCGTCGCTCACCGATTGCCAACGGAGCTGCGGGAATCTCACCTTCGACTACCCCTTCGGCATCGGCTCACCCCGCTGCTTCCGTGACCCCGACTTCAAGCTCATCTGCAACAACACAACACAAGGCCCCAAGCTCTTCCTCAATGACGGCATAACTGAGATCCTTGATGATTTAGATATCCCATATACAG GAATCGAAGTATCCTTTTCATATTCTGTTGCCATGATATCTGGTCTCAACGAATACAACAAGTCATGGAAAGCTCCAGGGAGACATTTCAGCTTTGCATACATCAACCTGAACATCACTGGCTGTGACTTTGATGCATACCAGCTGCTAGATAACCCAGACACAAATCAGCTGCTGCTCTGTTCTGTTACCTGCCCTAACAAAGAAATCACGGAGACCGTTGCTAGGCAGGACTGTAACGGTACCGGATGTTGCTCCATCATAGTCCCCGTCCGTGCCAACGCCTTTCAGCTCAAGTTTGTCCGGAAGGACAAGGGGCAGCTCCCTTACCGAAGCTCTCTCTGGGACAGAATCAATGTAACTACTGTCTTTGCAGGCATTACATGGAGCATGTTGGATCAGCCAACCTGCGCTAGCACCTTGGTTAATAATACCAACTATGCATGTGTCAGCAACCACAGCATGTGTTTCAATGATTATTACACAATTGATCATGGTTATAATTGCCGCTGTACTAATGGGTACGAAGGCAATCCTTACTTAGTCGATGGCTGCAAGCGTGATGAAG GCTATACTCCATTTGCACGAAAGCTTAACTGTTCTCAACTGTGTGGGAACATCAGTGTTCCTTTTCCATTCGGTCTAGAAGACGGGTGTTCGGCAAGGAAGCTATTTCTGCTCAACTGCACGAATGTGTCCACATCCAGTCTCCAGTTGAATGATGAATATCGTGTGACATATATAAATGTTAGCGAAGGCCTTGTGGGTATTGAAGACACCTCATATTTCAGGGAGGAGATGTATGGGGTTTATATACCAAATGAGCCTGAACTCTATATTGGTTCAGGTGAATCGGCATCTATGCAATGGGCCGTTGCCAATCTAACTTGTCAAGAGGCGCAACAGAACAAGTCAGGATATGCATGTGTAAGCAACAATAGCACATGCTTGGGCGTCAATTCAACACGTAGTTATATTGGATACCGATGCACATGTACATCAGGTTTTCAAGGAAATCCATACATCCTAAATGGATGTGAAG ATATTAATGAGTGCAAAATAGCAGGCATTTGCAAAGGTGTATGCCATAACACTATAGGAAGTTACGACTGCACTGAGTGTCCTTACAAAACACAGTATGATACTATGACAATGAAGTGCATCTCAACAAGAAAGCAAAATCTTCTAGTAG GTATTCTCATAGGGCTTAGTGGTGGCTTCAGCTTTCTACTTCTCAGCTTATGTGGGGTCTTTCTCTGCCGTAAATGGAAACGGGACATTCAAAAGCAGCTACGTAGGACGTATTTTAGAAAGAACCAAGGACTTCTCCTAGAACAAATAATATCATCAGATGAAAATGCCAGTGACAAGACAAAGATTTTCTCTTTGGAGGAGCTAGAAAAGGCAACAAATAACTTTGATCCAACACGTATCCTTGGTCATGGAGGGCATGGCATGGTGTATAAGGGTATTCTAACTGATCAACGCGTGGTGGCGATAAAAAGGTCTAAGAACATTGAGGAAG AAACTGAGGTCCCGCTGTTGGTGTATGACTTCATTTCAAATGGTTCATTATTTGGAATTCTACATTCGGATCCAAGTAGTGGTTTCTGTTTGTCATGGGATGACTGCCTAAGAATTGCTGCAGAAGCTGCAGGAGCTCTTTACTATCTCCACTCAGCAGCTTCAGTCTCAGTCTTCCATCGTGACGTGAAGTCCTCTAATATACTGTTAGATTCAAATTATACGGCAAAAGTTTCAGACTTTGGTGCCTCTAGATTGGTTCCTATTGATCAAACCCATGTTGTTACAAATGTTCAAGGCACATTTGGATATTTAGATCCAGAGTATTACCACACTGGGCAGCTAAACGAGAAAAGTGACGTATATAGTTTCGGTGTGGTACTTGTGGAACTACTTCTGAGAAGGGAGCCTATTTTTACAAATGAGACAGGTTCAAAGCAGAACTTATCTAACTACTTTCTTTGGGAATTAAAAGCAAGGCCAATTAAAGAGATAGTGGCCACTCAGGTTCGTGAGGAAGCAACTGAGGAAGAGATTATAAGTGTTGCCTCTCTTGCGGAGATGTGTTTGAGACTCGACAGTTCAGAGAGACCTACTATGAAGCAAGTTGAGATGAGTTTGCAGTTCTTGCGAACAAAAAGGTCAAACTCACGCCGCATTGTTCAAGATACTGCTGAAGAGGCGCAACCGTTGCTATCTACAAGAGCTGAATCTAGATATGAGACGTTTGCTATTAGCTTGGGTGAAAGTTATAATTCAGAATATTGCTACAGCCAAAGATTCAATAGCTTGGAGCATGACTTAGAATCATCTCCCGGGGTGCCATGCTAA
- the LOC120681422 gene encoding wall-associated receptor kinase 1-like isoform X3, which yields MISGLNEYNKSWKAPGRHFSFAYINLNITGCDFDAYQLLDNPDTNQLLLCSVTCPNKEITETVARQDCNGTGCCSIIVPVRANAFQLKFVRKDKGQLPYRSSLWDRINVTTVFAGITWSMLDQPTCASTLVNNTNYACVSNHSMCFNDYYTIDHGYNCRCTNGYEGNPYLVDGCKRDEGYTPFARKLNCSQLCGNISVPFPFGLEDGCSARKLFLLNCTNVSTSSLQLNDEYRVTYINVSEGLVGIEDTSYFREEMYGVYIPNEPELYIGSGESASMQWAVANLTCQEAQQNKSGYACVSNNSTCLGVNSTRSYIGYRCTCTSGFQGNPYILNGCEDINECKIAGICKGVCHNTIGSYDCTECPYKTQYDTMTMKCISTRKQNLLVGILIGLSGGFSFLLLSLCGVFLCRKWKRDIQKQLRRTYFRKNQGLLLEQIISSDENASDKTKIFSLEELEKATNNFDPTRILGHGGHGMVYKGILTDQRVVAIKRSKNIEEGEISQFINEVAILSQINHRNIVKLFGCCLETEVPLLVYDFISNGSLFGILHSDPSSGFCLSWDDCLRIAAEAAGALYYLHSAASVSVFHRDVKSSNILLDSNYTAKVSDFGASRLVPIDQTHVVTNVQGTFGYLDPEYYHTGQLNEKSDVYSFGVVLVELLLRREPIFTNETGSKQNLSNYFLWELKARPIKEIVATQVREEATEEEIISVASLAEMCLRLDSSERPTMKQVEMSLQFLRTKRSNSRRIVQDTAEEAQPLLSTRAESRYETFAISLGESYNSEYCYSQRFNSLEHDLESSPGVPC from the exons ATGATATCTGGTCTCAACGAATACAACAAGTCATGGAAAGCTCCAGGGAGACATTTCAGCTTTGCATACATCAACCTGAACATCACTGGCTGTGACTTTGATGCATACCAGCTGCTAGATAACCCAGACACAAATCAGCTGCTGCTCTGTTCTGTTACCTGCCCTAACAAAGAAATCACGGAGACCGTTGCTAGGCAGGACTGTAACGGTACCGGATGTTGCTCCATCATAGTCCCCGTCCGTGCCAACGCCTTTCAGCTCAAGTTTGTCCGGAAGGACAAGGGGCAGCTCCCTTACCGAAGCTCTCTCTGGGACAGAATCAATGTAACTACTGTCTTTGCAGGCATTACATGGAGCATGTTGGATCAGCCAACCTGCGCTAGCACCTTGGTTAATAATACCAACTATGCATGTGTCAGCAACCACAGCATGTGTTTCAATGATTATTACACAATTGATCATGGTTATAATTGCCGCTGTACTAATGGGTACGAAGGCAATCCTTACTTAGTCGATGGCTGCAAGCGTGATGAAG GCTATACTCCATTTGCACGAAAGCTTAACTGTTCTCAACTGTGTGGGAACATCAGTGTTCCTTTTCCATTCGGTCTAGAAGACGGGTGTTCGGCAAGGAAGCTATTTCTGCTCAACTGCACGAATGTGTCCACATCCAGTCTCCAGTTGAATGATGAATATCGTGTGACATATATAAATGTTAGCGAAGGCCTTGTGGGTATTGAAGACACCTCATATTTCAGGGAGGAGATGTATGGGGTTTATATACCAAATGAGCCTGAACTCTATATTGGTTCAGGTGAATCGGCATCTATGCAATGGGCCGTTGCCAATCTAACTTGTCAAGAGGCGCAACAGAACAAGTCAGGATATGCATGTGTAAGCAACAATAGCACATGCTTGGGCGTCAATTCAACACGTAGTTATATTGGATACCGATGCACATGTACATCAGGTTTTCAAGGAAATCCATACATCCTAAATGGATGTGAAG ATATTAATGAGTGCAAAATAGCAGGCATTTGCAAAGGTGTATGCCATAACACTATAGGAAGTTACGACTGCACTGAGTGTCCTTACAAAACACAGTATGATACTATGACAATGAAGTGCATCTCAACAAGAAAGCAAAATCTTCTAGTAG GTATTCTCATAGGGCTTAGTGGTGGCTTCAGCTTTCTACTTCTCAGCTTATGTGGGGTCTTTCTCTGCCGTAAATGGAAACGGGACATTCAAAAGCAGCTACGTAGGACGTATTTTAGAAAGAACCAAGGACTTCTCCTAGAACAAATAATATCATCAGATGAAAATGCCAGTGACAAGACAAAGATTTTCTCTTTGGAGGAGCTAGAAAAGGCAACAAATAACTTTGATCCAACACGTATCCTTGGTCATGGAGGGCATGGCATGGTGTATAAGGGTATTCTAACTGATCAACGCGTGGTGGCGATAAAAAGGTCTAAGAACATTGAGGAAGGTGAGATCAGTCAATTTATTAATGAGGTAGCAATTCTCTCTCAAATAAATCACAGAAATATAGTAAAGCTTTTTGGGTGTTGTCTAGAAACTGAGGTCCCGCTGTTGGTGTATGACTTCATTTCAAATGGTTCATTATTTGGAATTCTACATTCGGATCCAAGTAGTGGTTTCTGTTTGTCATGGGATGACTGCCTAAGAATTGCTGCAGAAGCTGCAGGAGCTCTTTACTATCTCCACTCAGCAGCTTCAGTCTCAGTCTTCCATCGTGACGTGAAGTCCTCTAATATACTGTTAGATTCAAATTATACGGCAAAAGTTTCAGACTTTGGTGCCTCTAGATTGGTTCCTATTGATCAAACCCATGTTGTTACAAATGTTCAAGGCACATTTGGATATTTAGATCCAGAGTATTACCACACTGGGCAGCTAAACGAGAAAAGTGACGTATATAGTTTCGGTGTGGTACTTGTGGAACTACTTCTGAGAAGGGAGCCTATTTTTACAAATGAGACAGGTTCAAAGCAGAACTTATCTAACTACTTTCTTTGGGAATTAAAAGCAAGGCCAATTAAAGAGATAGTGGCCACTCAGGTTCGTGAGGAAGCAACTGAGGAAGAGATTATAAGTGTTGCCTCTCTTGCGGAGATGTGTTTGAGACTCGACAGTTCAGAGAGACCTACTATGAAGCAAGTTGAGATGAGTTTGCAGTTCTTGCGAACAAAAAGGTCAAACTCACGCCGCATTGTTCAAGATACTGCTGAAGAGGCGCAACCGTTGCTATCTACAAGAGCTGAATCTAGATATGAGACGTTTGCTATTAGCTTGGGTGAAAGTTATAATTCAGAATATTGCTACAGCCAAAGATTCAATAGCTTGGAGCATGACTTAGAATCATCTCCCGGGGTGCCATGCTAA